TCAACAAAATATTTACAAAGGAGGTGTTTAAATTGACAACTATAGTGCCAAAGGGAAAGCAAATTAAAGAGTTAAGAATCAAAAGAGGGCTTAGCTTAAGGGGATTAGCAATTAAATCAAATACTCATTATTCTACAATATCCAATGTAGAAAATGCTAAATGTAACACTACACCTAAAACAGCTAAAGCAATATGTGATGCTTTAGGAAAAGCTTTTGATGATTTATTTGAGATAAAAGGGGAGGTTTAATATGCTAGAAAAAGTAAGAATGAGAACGGTCGATCAGCTGGTAGCAGATGCAAAAGCTAAAGACCCACAGACTGCAATAAATCCAACAATGATAAGAAGGCTTATAAAAGAAAATAGAATTAAGTATGTACAAATTGGAGCTAAATACTTGATTAATGTGGATTGGTTTGAAGAATGGCTTTTGAACCCTGTTGACATTAGTGAAAAACCAAA
This region of Clostridium sp. BNL1100 genomic DNA includes:
- a CDS encoding helix-turn-helix transcriptional regulator; amino-acid sequence: MTTIVPKGKQIKELRIKRGLSLRGLAIKSNTHYSTISNVENAKCNTTPKTAKAICDALGKAFDDLFEIKGEV
- a CDS encoding helix-turn-helix domain-containing protein, with amino-acid sequence MLEKVRMRTVDQLVADAKAKDPQTAINPTMIRRLIKENRIKYVQIGAKYLINVDWFEEWLLNPVDISEKPKTTGVLRKIM